The sequence TCGAGCGCGCCATGTTCCTGCTGCGCACGACGAGCTCGAGCGTGACGGACGTGTGCATGGAGGTGGGGTTCACGAGCCTGGGCACGTTCAGCCGCACCTTCACCGAGGTCGTCGGCTGCTCGCCGCGCGCCTACCGCGACGCGACCGCGGGCCGGCCGCAGCCCGCGTCCGGATCGTTCGCGATGCGCTGGGGACGGCCGAGCAGTTTCGGAGAAGCGCACCTGCCGCCGG is a genomic window of Cellulomonas fulva containing:
- a CDS encoding AraC family transcriptional regulator, whose translation is MTRESEDTNRRLLRARDAMDRRYAEPLDVAALARVACMSSSHFAREFRRVFGETPYRYLQRRRVERAMFLLRTTSSSVTDVCMEVGFTSLGTFSRTFTEVVGCSPRAYRDATAGRPQPASGSFAMRWGRPSSFGEAHLPPAPLA